The following coding sequences lie in one Miscanthus floridulus cultivar M001 chromosome 9, ASM1932011v1, whole genome shotgun sequence genomic window:
- the LOC136480639 gene encoding L-type lectin-domain containing receptor kinase IX.1-like — MAGSFSMITRSATTCTVGLILFSVVCYLPVAPVTALFFNYTSFSTHDSSDLRIEGEAYINRGWIDLTAFGDKAIDDSRGRVSYAGPMRLWDRDTGEVASFVTRFSFVIDPPRRYGGLNSKGAGMAFFLAGYPSSLPSKSETYNMGLTNQSADAVATGDGRFVAVEYDTFNDTIALDPHSTYDHLGIDVNSIRSVATEVLPSFSLVGNMTAEVKYDNVSTVLELKLWLGDGRNMSYNLSQKVDLKSALPEIVSVGFSASTGASVELHQLYSWYFNSSLESKATPILDVPPPPPTPSTSGSRRGGVVAGASVGAALFVVVLFALAIFQAGRRRRSKTRELELAKEFDESDIGNSDDDDDDGHEPIRKIEMGTGPRRFPYHELVAATKNFAPEEKLGQGGFGSVYRGHLISDHNGGLAALAIKRFAKGSSTQGRKEYKSEIRVISRLRHRNLVQLVGWCHGRDELLLVYELVPNRSLDVHLHGNGGTFLTWPMRMRIVLGLGSALLYLHEEWEQCVVHRDVKPSNVMLDEFFNAKLGDFGLARFIDHAVGMRTMTAVSGTPGYIDPESLITGKASAESDVYSFGVVVLEVACGRRPMSLLGGGGRQRNEVFRLVEWTWDLYGRGTALAAADERLNGEYDAAEVERVVAVGLWCAHPDPRARPSVREAMAALQSNGPVPPLPAKMPVPTYAVPVTSPEGLFSYTASTSGMTSLQLTQSSSMTITSAPNISAS; from the coding sequence ATGGCGGGTAGCTTCTCCATGATCACCAGGTCGGCGACCACTTGCACCGTGGGCCTCATCTTGTTCTCCGTCGTCTGCTACCTCCCGGTGGCTCCCGTCACCGCCTTGTTCTTCAACTACACCTCCTTCAGCACACATGACAGCAGTGACTTGAGAATCGAAGGCGAAGCCTACATCAACCGTGGGTGGATCGACCTGACAGCGTTCGGGGACAAGGCCATCGACGACAGCAGGGGCCGCGTGTCGTACGCCGGTCCGATGCGCCTCTGGGACAGGGACACCGGCGAGGTGGCCAGCTTCGTCACGcgcttctccttcgtcatcgaCCCACCGCGCAGGTACGGTGGCCTCAACAGCAAGGGCGCCGGCATGGCCTTCTTCCTCGCCGGCTACCCGTCCAGCCTGCCATCCAAATCCGAAACGTACAACATGGGCCTCACCAACCAAAGCGCGGACGCCGTGGCCACCGGCGACGGCCGGTTCGTGGCGGTGGAGTACGACACCTTCAACGACACCATAGCGCTCGACCCACACAGCACGTACGACCACCTCGGCATCGACGTCAACTCCATCAGGTCCGTGGCCACGGAGGTGCTGCCGAGCTTCAGCCTCGTCGGCAACATGACCGCCGAGGTCAAGTACGACAACGTCTCGACCGTCCTGGAGCTGAAGCTATGGCTGGGCGATGGGAGAAACATGTCTTACAACCTTAGCCAAAAGGTTGACCTCAAGAGCGCTTTGCCGGAGATCGTCTCGGTTGGCTTCTCTGCCTCGACGGGCGCATCCGTCGAGCTGCATCAGCTGTATTCTTGGTACTTCAACTCGTCCTTGGAATCCAAGGCCACACCGATACTAgatgtgccgccgccgccgccgacccctAGCACCTCCGGTTCTCGACGTGGTGGAGTTGTTGCCGGGGCCAGCGTCGGCGCAGCGCTGTTCGTCGTGGTTCTTTTTGCTTTGGCGATTTTCCAGGCGGGACGACGGCGTCGGAGCAAGACGAGGGAGCTGGAGCTAGCAAAGGAGTTTGATGAATCGGACATAGGCAActcggacgacgacgacgacgacggccacGAGCCCATCAGGAAGATTGAAATGGGGACGGGGCCAAGGCGTTTCCCTTACCACGAGCTCGTTGCTGCGACGAAGAATTTCGCGCCGGAGGAGAAGCTTGGGCAAGGTGGCTTCGGCTCCGTGTACCGAGGACACCTGATCAGTGATCACAACGGCGGCCTCGCCGCGTTGGCCATCAAACGATTCGCTAAAGGATCCTCCACGCAGGGGAGGAAGGAGTACAAGTCGGAGATCAGGGTGATAAGCAGGCTCCGCCACCGGAACCTCGTGCAGCTCGTCGGCTGGTGCCATGGCCGCGACGAGCTCCTGTTGGTCTATGAGCTGGTGCCCAACCGCAGCCTCGACGTCCATCTCCACGGCAACGGCGGCACcttcctgacatggccgatgaggatgaggattgTCCTTGGGCTTGGGTCCGCACTGCTCTACCTCCACGAGGAGTGGGAGCAATGCGTGGTGCACCGCGACGTGAAGCCCAGCAACGTCATGCTGGACGAGTTCTTCAACGCCAAGCTAGGCGACTTCGGGCTCGCCAGGTTCATCGACCATGCCGTCGGGATGCGGACGATGACCGCCGTCTCGGGCACGCCGGGGTACATCGACCCTGAGAGCCTGATCACCGGCAAAGCCAGCGCCGAGTCGGACGTCTACAGCTTCGGCGTTGTCGTGCTGGAGGTTGCCTGCGGGAGGAGGCCGATGAGCCTgctgggcggcggcggccgccagaGGAACGAAGTGTTCCGGCTGGTCGAGTGGACGTGGGACCTGTACGGCAGGGGAACCGCCCTCGCGGCGGCCGACGAGCGGCTGAACGGCGAGTACGACGCGGCGGAGGTGGAGCGCGTCGTGGCCGTCGGGCTCTGGTGCGCGCACCCTGACCCACGAGCGCGGCCGTCCGTCAGAGAAGCCATGGCCGCTCTCCAGTCCAATGGTCCCGTGCCGCCGCTGCCTGCCAAGATGCCCGTGCCGACTTACGCGGTgccggtgacctcgccggagGGCCTCTTCTCGTACACAGCTTCCACGTCAGGGATGACGTCCCTCCAGCTTACTCAGTCGTCGTCAATGACGATTACGTCCGCTCCAAACATCAGTGCTAGTTAG